A window of the Cannabis sativa cultivar Pink pepper isolate KNU-18-1 chromosome X, ASM2916894v1, whole genome shotgun sequence genome harbors these coding sequences:
- the LOC115702589 gene encoding uncharacterized protein LOC115702589: protein MAQYSPHLIVVALLLGLHHIMVAAAPTPYPTTPEIPYPPTIPTTPTPTAPSGTLPTPSPYPPASPTTSPPATPSPKDPKPSPSTPKPQKPSPSTPSPATPSPKHPKPSPSTPKHPKPSPSPVTPSPYPPTSPTTPSPKTPKPSPSTPKPPTPSPVTPSPKPLTPSTPSPTTPTPSPSTPYPTPPKPSPSVTPSPTIPSPTTPSPTPPTPTPSPPSPTTHTPYPPPTQSDDAGVKRARCWNKNYPQCYNTEHICPNACPGGCEVDCVTCKPVCKCDQPGAVCQDPRFIGGDGITFYFHGKKDHDFCLLSDSNLHINAHFIGKRNSNMKRDFTWVQSIGILFGKHRLSIGALKTDTWDDSVDRLFITFDGEPIILPESKGARWQSNNVPSIFVVRGVDTNNVMVEVDRILRITAKVVPITEEDSRIHNYGITKEDTFAHLELRFKFFSLSNEVTGVLGQTYRPDYTSRVNVGAKMPIMGGERDFKTSNLFATDCVVARFKGINNKEEDTLEGLELPSLSCGSGINGQGVVCKK, encoded by the exons ATGGCTCAATATAGCCCACATCTCATTGTTGTAGCCCTCCTCTTAGGGCTACACCATATAATGGTTGCTGCAGCTCCAACTCCTTATCCAACTACCCCCGAAATCCCTTATCCTCCAACAATACCTACTACTCCAACACCAACAGCACCATCTGGAACACTCCCAACACCATCACCTTATCCTCCAGCATCGCCTACTACTTCACCACCAGCAACACCATCCCCAAAAGACCCGAAACCATCACCTTCTACTCCAAAACCCCAAAAACCATCCCCTAGTACTCCATCACCCGCAACGCCTTCCCCAAAACACCCAAAGCCATCACCTTCTACTCCAAAACACCCAAAACCATCACCATCACCAGTAACACCATCACCTTATCCTCCAACATCGCCTACTACTCCGTCACCAAAAACACCAAAACCATCACCTTCTACTCCAAAACCCCCAACGCCATCACCTGTAACACCTTCTCCAAAACCCCTAACACCATCAACGCCATCTCCCACCACTCCAACACCATCACCATCGACACCTTATCCAACACCCCCAAAACCATCACCATCGGTAACACCATCCCCCACTATTCCATCACCAACAACACCTTCTCCAACACCACCTACCCCTACTCCATCTCCACCATCACCAACAACTCATACACCTTATCCTCCTCCAACCCAATCTGATGATGCTGGAGTCAAAAGGGCTAGATGTTGGAATAAGAACTATCCTCAATGTTACAATACTGAACATATATGTCCCAATGCCTGTCCTGGTGGATGTGAAGTCGACTGTGTAACCTGCAAGCCAGTTTGTA AATGTGACCAACCTGGAGCAGTGTGCCAAGATCCTCGTTTCATAGGCGGGGATGGTATCACTTTCTACTTCCATGGCAAGAAAGATCACGACTTTTGCCTATTATCTGATTCTAACCTCCATATAAATGCCCACTTCATTGGAAAGCGTAACTCAAATATGAAAAGAGACTTCACTTGGGTTCAATCAATTGGAATTCTCTTCGGTAAGCACCGACTCTCCATTGGCGCACTTAAAACTGATACATGGGATGACTCAGTTGACCGTCTCTTCATCACCTTCGATGGTGAGCCAATTATCCTACCAGAATCTAAAGGTGCTCGGTGGCAATCCAACAATGTCCCAAGCATTTTTGTAGTAAGAGGTGTTGACACTAATAATGTCATGGTGGAGGTTGATAGAATCCTTAGAATCACAGCAAAGGTTGTGCCTATAACTGAAGAGGACTCAAGGATTCATAATTATGGTATAACGAAAGAGGATACATTTGCCCATCTCGAACTCAGATTCAAGTTCTTCTCTTTAAGTAATGAAGTAACTGGTGTGTTAGGCCAAACATATAGGCCAGACTACACTAGTCGTGTGAATGTTGGGGCAAAAATGCCTATAATGGGAGGAGAAAGAGATTTTAAAACTTCAAATTTGTTTGCCACTGATTGTGTTGTTGCAAGGTTTAAGGGTATTAACAATAAAGAAGAAGATACTTTGGAAGGTTTAGAACTACCAAGCTTAAGTTGTGGTAGTGGAATAAACGGACAAGGAGTTGTATGCAAGAAATGA
- the LOC115702528 gene encoding uncharacterized protein LOC115702528, protein MAQHSPHLTISILILVLFQVVVEATPPGIAKNPSHARCMTKMYKHCYNLEHVCPKFCPDECTVECVSCKPICVGASSPNLPDTNSPPVYPTPPTIPSSSTPTPPTTTPELPYPPTSPTTPSPITSSPKPPTPSPSTPKPVTPSPKPSTPSPTKPSPKPPTPSPKSPTPSPTTPSPKPPTPSPTTPSPKPPTPSPTTPSPNTPSPTTPSPIPSTPTPYPTPPKPSTPSPPVTPSPSPTKPSPTPSPTIPSPPPLTPYPTPPTPSPSTTPSSPSPTTPSPTTPFPTPPNPTPSPTTPTTPSPLNPSPSSPTPHTPYPPPTQSDGDGVKRARCRNKNYPQCYNTEHVCPNSCPSGCEVECVTCKPVCKCDQPGAVCQDPRFIGGDGITFYFHGKKDHDFCLLSDSNLHINAHFIGKHNLNMKRDFTWVQSIGILFGKHQLFIGALKTDRWDDSVDRLFISFDGEPITLSESKGARWQSSNVPSISVIRDDDTNNVIVGFERIFRITAKVVPITEEDSRIHNYGITKDDTFAHLDLGFKFLSLSSKVTGVLGQTYRPNYKSLVNVGAKMPIMGGDKEFKTSNLFATDCVVARFKGINSKEENILEDLDLPSLSCGSGIDGGVVCKK, encoded by the exons ATGGCTCAACATAGCCCACATCTCACAATCTCAATTCTCATCTTGGTGCTATTCCAAGTAGTGGTGGAAGCAACACCTCCTGGAATCGCTAAGAACCCAAGCCATGCAAGATGCATGACAAAAATGTACAAGCATTGTTATAATTTGGAACATGTTTGTCCCAAGTTTTGTCCTGACGAGTGCACTGTTGAGTGTGTTTCTTGCAAACCGATATGTGTTGGGGCATCAAGCCCTAATCTGCCTGATACAAACTCTCCGCCAGTATATCCCACTCCTCCTACTATTCCTTCATCATCCACTCCAACACCTCCAACCACTACCCCAGAATTACCTTATCCTCCAACATCCCCTACTACTCCATCGCCAATAACATCTTCTCCAAAACCCCCAACACCATCACCTTCTACTCCAAAACCTGTAACACCTTCACCAAAACCCTCAACACCATCACCCACAAAACCTTCTCCAAAACCCCCAACACCTTCTCCAAAATCCCCAACACCATCCCCCACAACACCTTCTCCAAAACCCCCAACACCATCACCCACAACACCTTCTCCAAAACCCCCAACACCATCACCCACAACACCATCTCCTAATACTCCATCACCAACAACACCATCTCCAATACCATCAACTCCGACACCTTATCCAACACCCCCCAAACCATCAACACCATCACCACCAGTAACTCCATCCCCATCACCAACAAAACCTTCTCCAACACCATCACCAACAATACCTTCTCCACCACCGTTGACACCTTATCCAACACCCCCAACACCATCACCTTCTACAACACCCTCTAGTCCTAGTCCAACAACACCCTCACCGACAACACCTTTTCCAACACCACCTAACCCTACTCCATCTCCAACAACACCAACCACACCATCACCATTGAATCCATCTCCATCATCACCAACACCTCATACGCCTTATCCTCCTCCAACCCAATCTGATGGTGATGGTGTTAAGAGGGCTAGATGTAGGAACAAGAACTATCCTCAATGTTACAATACTGAACATGTATGTCCCAACTCTTGCCCTAGTGGATGTGAGGTCGAATGTGTAACATGCAAGCCAGTTTGTA AATGTGATCAACCTGGAGCAGTGTGTCAAGATCCTCGTTTCATAGGTGGAGATGGCATCACTTTCTACTTCCATGGCAAGAAAGATCACGACTTTTGCCTGTTATCTGATTCAAACCTTCATATAAATGCTCACTTCATTGGCAAACATAACTTAAATATGAAAAGAGACTTTACTTGGGTTCAATCCATTGGAATTCTCTTTGGTAAGCACCAATTATTCATTGGCGCACTTAAAACAGATAGATGGGATGACTCAGTTGATCGTCTCTTCATCTCATTCGATGGTGAGCCAATTACGCTATCAGAATCTAAAGGTGCTCGATGGCAATCGAGTAATGTCCCAAGCATTTCTGTTATAAGAGATGATGACACTAACAATGTGATAGTTGGGTTCGAAAGAATATTTAGAATCACAGCAAAAGTTGTGCCTATAACTGAAGAGGACTCAAGGATTCACAATTATGGTATAACGAAAGATGATACTTTTGCCCATCTCGACCTCGGATTCAAGTTTTTATCTTTAAGTAGCAAAGTAACTGGTGTGTTGGGCCAAACATATAGGCCAAACTACAAGAGTCTTGTTAATGTTGGGGCCAAAATGCCTATAATGGGAGGAGATAAAGAGTTCAAAACTTCAAATCTGTTTGCCACTGATTGTGTTGTTGCAAGGTTTAAGGGTATTAATAGTAAAGAAGAAAATATATTGGAAGATTTAGATCTACCAAGCTTAAGTTGTGGTAGTGGAATAGATGGAGGAGTTGTTTGTAAGAAATAA
- the LOC115702967 gene encoding DNA-directed RNA polymerases II, IV and V subunit 3 — protein sequence MEGKSYQRFPKVKIREMKDDYLKFELRDTDASMANALRRIMIAEVPTIAIDLVEIEVNSSVLNDEFIAHRLGLIPLTSDRAMSMRFSRDCDACDGDGQCEFCSVEFTLRCRCIEDRTLDVTSKDLVTPDHTVVPVDFSDSAGNESNENRGVIIVKLRRGQELRLRAIARKGIGKDHAKWSPAATVSFMYEPDIRINEELMETLTLEEKRSWVESSPTRVFELDPETHQVCVYDAEAYTYDDEVIKKAEAMGKPGLVDITAKEDSFIFTVETTGAVKASQLVIHAIEILKQKLDAVRLSDDTVEADDQFGELGAHLRGG from the exons ATGGAAGGAAAATCGTACCAGAGGTTTCCCAAGGTCAAGATCCGAGAAATGAAGGACGATTACCTCAAGTTCGAGCTCCGAGACACCGACGCCAGCATGGCCAACGCACTCCGTCGCATAATGATCGCCGAGGTGCCCACCATTGCTATTGACCTCGTGGAGATCGAGGTCAACTCTTCCGTTCTCAACGACGAGTTCATTGCCCACCGTCTTGGCCTCATCCCACTCACCAGTGACCGCGCCATGTCTATGCGCTTCTCACGTGATTGCGACGCCTGTGATGGTGATGGCCAGTGTGAGTTTTGCTCTGTCGAGTTTACTCTTCGCTGCAGGTGCATTGAAGATCGAACCCTAGATGTTACCAGTAAGGACCTCGTCACCCCTGACCACACCGTTGTCCCAGTTGACTTCTCTGACTCAGCTGGTAACGAATCCAACGAGAATAG GGGGGTTATCATTGTAAAGTTACGTCGTGGACAAGAACTGAGGCTAAGAGCCATAGCCAGAAAAGGGATTGGCAAAGATCATGCAAAGTGGTCGCCTGCGGCAACtgttagttttatgtatgaaccAGACATCAGAATCAATGAGGAGCTGATGGAAACTTTAACGCTGGAGGAGAAAAGAAGTTGGGTTGAAAGTAGCCCCACCAGAGTATTTGAGCTTGATCCCGAAACCCATCAG GTGTGTGTGTACGATGCTGAGGCGTACACTTACGATGATGAAGTGATCAAAAAAGCTGAAGCTATGGGGAAACCTGGGCTTGTTGATATCACTGCCAAAGAAGATAGCTTCATTTTCACTGTCGAGACAACCGGTGCAGTTAAAGCTTCTCAGCTTGTGATTCATGCCATTGAAATCCTGAAACAAAAGCTTGACGCAGTACGTCTCTCAGATGATACAGTAGAGGCTGATGATCAATTTGGCGAATTGGGTGCTCACTTGCGAGGAGGATGA